In Caproiciproducens sp. NJN-50, the following are encoded in one genomic region:
- a CDS encoding ATP-binding cassette domain-containing protein, with translation MDDDILLDIKKISKFFGTTQVLKDISIQIKSGRIHSFLGRNGAGKSTLVNIIAGVYPQTSGEVFFEGENVTLPWRKTYLSACCRSPSGEWWIGRR, from the coding sequence TTGGATGATGATATTCTTCTTGACATAAAAAAGATATCGAAGTTTTTCGGGACCACCCAAGTTCTCAAGGACATCTCCATTCAAATAAAAAGTGGAAGGATCCATTCGTTTTTAGGACGGAACGGTGCCGGAAAATCCACATTGGTAAACATTATCGCGGGGGTATATCCCCAAACCTCCGGCGAAGTGTTTTTTGAGGGCGAAAATGTAACCTTACCGTGGCGGAAAACATATTTGTCGGCTTGCTGCCGAAGTCCAAGCGGGGAATGGTGG